In Streptomyces sp. NBC_00569, a single genomic region encodes these proteins:
- a CDS encoding non-ribosomal peptide synthetase family protein produces MTTAQPTVRSTTRAHGLRLGGSLPELLQEQAAVQPAATAVTSDGESLSYQELAVAAARLGSHLNELGMARDDCVGLYAEPSLDLMTGVWGILFSGAAYLPLSPEYPEERLRYMIEDSRTDVIVTQDHLAARLHDLAPSGTRIVTLTEAAQSPATGLSAPAPGNLAYVIYTSGSTGRPKGVLIEHRSILNQMQWMQMCGHLGPRTTVLQKTPMSFDAAQWEILAPALGARVAMAAPGSYRDPEALINTIAAHEVTTVQCVPTLLQALLDTERLGSCTTLRRVFSGGEALSRQLARTFLDEVPWASLVNLYGPTECTINATAHLVDPDALGEGTGSVPIGVPVDNTQCYILDENLAPVDIGESGELYIGGVQLARGYLNRPEQTKERFVPSPFVPTERLYRTGDLAYWHPDGTIQFTGRTDNQIKLRGYRVELDEIALAIEEHTWVRRAAAITAEDPRTGSTNLLACVELNPKEAALMDQGNAGTHHQSKASKLQVKAQLSNPGLRDADELDGRHVLPLPGRQETVRQRRETFARKTYRYFDGGQVTRDDILALLAPRPTGAHSRPLSDLTFHQLGELLRWFGQFRSEERLLSKYSYASPGALYATQLYLEAGGLDGLDAGVYYYHPADHTLVRIAEAAQTADPRLSVHLIGKRRAIEPVYKNNIREVLEFEAGHMLGVFEEILPEYGLTIRPAAHRPAVQDTLEVAAEDYYLGTFTIDSHDGVPPHDPTDIYVQAHPGCVHGLPAGQYRWTGRDLTPISDALVLPKHVIAINQQVYERASFGITAVSRTGDERLQYIAMGTTLHHLQRNARRIGLMSSGYSSKTGHPLPAARRVDDILASCALPTGPSYFFLGGKVSEEQLRSEGMNEDAVHMKGPAEMIRDDLAERLPDYMIPGRVLVLERMPLTANGKVDVKALAAAEQVRSADTGRSYVAPANPAEQWLADAWAKALKYDEVSVEDDFFASGGNSLIAVALVNRINREFGLRLPLQVVFERPKLADLAARIEDDGAAPSSRLVPLHGESTGRPIFCWPGLGGYPMNLRLLAHTATTGRPFFGVQAHGINAGERPYPTIRDMAAADVADILRTQPEGLHSLWGYSFGARVAFEAAWQLEQSGHRVDHLLLICPGNPKVRAAGADRFGREASYRNPVYVSILYSVFAGAVSGPDVDACVAATQDEDSFVSFVHDRLPGLDEQLIRRITHIVAETYEFEYTFRELTEHQLNTPVTIIKAAGDDYSFIEAHSGYSSAPPTIVELTGDHYSVLKEQGIAELATAIRGLADLR; encoded by the coding sequence ATGACCACAGCACAGCCCACCGTACGTTCCACGACCCGCGCCCACGGCCTCCGCCTCGGCGGAAGCCTGCCCGAACTGCTGCAAGAGCAGGCCGCCGTACAGCCCGCCGCCACCGCAGTCACCAGCGACGGCGAAAGCCTCAGCTACCAGGAGCTGGCAGTAGCCGCCGCCCGACTGGGCAGCCACCTGAACGAGTTGGGCATGGCCCGCGACGACTGCGTCGGCCTGTACGCCGAGCCGTCCCTGGACTTGATGACGGGCGTGTGGGGCATCCTGTTCTCGGGCGCCGCCTATCTGCCGCTGTCCCCGGAGTACCCCGAGGAGCGGCTGCGCTACATGATCGAAGACAGCCGCACCGACGTCATCGTCACGCAGGACCACCTCGCGGCCCGACTGCATGACCTCGCCCCGTCCGGCACCCGCATCGTCACGCTCACCGAGGCCGCGCAGAGCCCGGCCACCGGGCTGTCGGCGCCCGCGCCCGGCAACCTCGCCTACGTCATCTACACCTCCGGCAGCACCGGCCGACCCAAGGGCGTCCTGATCGAACACCGCAGCATCCTGAACCAGATGCAGTGGATGCAGATGTGCGGGCATCTGGGTCCGCGTACGACCGTGCTGCAAAAGACGCCGATGAGCTTCGACGCGGCGCAGTGGGAGATCCTCGCCCCCGCCCTCGGCGCTCGTGTGGCGATGGCAGCGCCGGGCAGCTACCGCGACCCTGAGGCGCTGATCAACACCATCGCCGCGCACGAGGTGACCACTGTGCAGTGCGTGCCCACGCTGCTGCAGGCACTGCTCGACACTGAGCGGCTCGGCTCCTGCACCACGCTGCGCCGGGTGTTCTCCGGCGGCGAGGCACTCTCCCGGCAGCTGGCCCGCACCTTCCTCGACGAGGTTCCGTGGGCATCGCTGGTCAACCTGTACGGGCCGACCGAGTGCACCATCAACGCGACAGCCCACCTGGTCGACCCGGACGCGCTGGGCGAGGGCACCGGATCGGTCCCTATCGGCGTGCCGGTCGACAACACTCAGTGCTACATCCTCGACGAGAACCTGGCACCGGTGGACATCGGGGAGAGCGGTGAGCTGTACATAGGCGGCGTCCAGCTGGCCCGCGGATACCTGAACCGGCCCGAGCAGACGAAGGAGAGATTCGTCCCCTCGCCGTTCGTGCCGACCGAGCGGCTGTACCGGACGGGCGACCTGGCGTACTGGCACCCCGACGGCACGATCCAGTTCACCGGCCGCACCGACAACCAGATCAAGCTGCGGGGCTACCGCGTCGAACTCGACGAGATAGCCCTGGCCATCGAGGAGCACACTTGGGTGCGCCGCGCCGCCGCGATCACCGCCGAGGACCCGCGTACCGGCTCCACCAATCTGCTGGCGTGCGTCGAGCTCAACCCGAAGGAAGCCGCCCTGATGGACCAGGGCAACGCCGGCACCCACCACCAGTCCAAGGCCAGCAAGCTCCAGGTGAAGGCGCAGCTGTCGAACCCGGGCCTGCGGGACGCGGACGAACTCGACGGCAGGCACGTACTACCGCTGCCGGGCCGGCAAGAGACCGTTCGGCAGCGGCGAGAGACATTTGCCCGCAAGACCTACCGGTACTTCGACGGCGGACAGGTCACTCGCGACGACATCCTCGCCCTGCTCGCCCCGCGCCCGACCGGCGCACACTCACGTCCGCTGTCAGACCTGACGTTCCATCAACTCGGCGAGTTGCTGCGCTGGTTCGGCCAGTTCCGCAGCGAGGAGCGGCTCCTGTCGAAGTACTCCTACGCCTCACCCGGAGCCCTGTACGCCACACAGCTGTACCTGGAGGCCGGTGGTCTGGATGGCCTGGACGCCGGCGTGTACTACTACCACCCCGCCGACCACACCCTGGTGCGGATCGCCGAGGCCGCGCAGACTGCCGACCCGCGGCTGTCGGTGCACCTCATCGGCAAGAGGCGGGCCATCGAGCCCGTCTACAAGAACAACATCCGCGAGGTGCTCGAGTTCGAAGCCGGTCACATGCTCGGCGTCTTCGAGGAGATACTCCCCGAGTACGGCCTCACGATCCGCCCCGCTGCCCACCGGCCCGCCGTGCAGGACACCCTGGAGGTCGCCGCCGAGGACTACTACCTGGGCACCTTCACCATCGATTCCCACGACGGCGTGCCCCCGCACGACCCCACCGACATCTATGTACAGGCTCACCCGGGCTGTGTGCACGGCCTGCCGGCTGGCCAGTACCGATGGACCGGCCGCGACCTGACCCCCATCTCCGACGCACTCGTCCTGCCCAAGCATGTGATCGCCATCAACCAGCAGGTGTACGAGCGGGCGAGCTTCGGTATCACCGCGGTGAGCCGCACGGGCGACGAGCGACTGCAGTACATCGCGATGGGCACCACGCTCCACCACCTGCAGCGCAACGCCCGGCGCATCGGTCTGATGTCGTCCGGCTACAGCTCCAAGACCGGCCACCCACTGCCCGCCGCACGGCGCGTGGACGACATCCTCGCCTCCTGCGCGCTACCCACCGGTCCCTCGTACTTCTTCCTTGGCGGCAAGGTCAGCGAGGAGCAGCTCCGCAGCGAGGGCATGAACGAGGATGCGGTCCACATGAAGGGCCCGGCCGAGATGATCCGGGACGACCTGGCGGAGCGACTGCCCGACTACATGATTCCGGGCCGCGTCCTGGTGCTCGAACGGATGCCCCTCACCGCCAACGGCAAGGTCGACGTCAAGGCACTGGCCGCCGCCGAGCAGGTCCGCTCCGCCGACACCGGCCGGTCCTACGTCGCCCCCGCCAACCCGGCCGAGCAGTGGCTGGCCGACGCGTGGGCGAAGGCACTGAAGTACGACGAAGTGTCCGTGGAAGACGACTTTTTCGCCTCCGGTGGCAACTCGCTGATCGCGGTGGCGCTCGTCAACCGCATCAACCGTGAGTTCGGACTACGCCTGCCGCTCCAGGTCGTTTTCGAGCGCCCCAAGCTCGCCGATCTCGCAGCGCGCATCGAGGACGACGGGGCCGCGCCCTCTTCACGGCTCGTCCCGCTGCACGGCGAGAGCACCGGCCGCCCGATCTTCTGCTGGCCGGGCCTCGGCGGCTACCCGATGAACCTGCGCCTGCTCGCCCACACAGCTACTACCGGCCGGCCGTTCTTCGGTGTCCAGGCGCACGGCATCAACGCCGGCGAGAGGCCGTATCCGACGATCCGCGACATGGCGGCCGCCGACGTGGCCGACATCCTACGCACCCAACCCGAAGGCCTCCACAGCCTATGGGGCTACTCATTCGGCGCCCGCGTCGCCTTCGAGGCCGCCTGGCAGCTCGAGCAGTCCGGCCACCGGGTCGACCACCTGCTGCTGATCTGCCCCGGCAACCCCAAGGTCCGCGCCGCAGGCGCCGACCGGTTCGGCCGCGAGGCCTCCTACCGCAACCCCGTCTACGTCTCCATCCTGTACTCGGTCTTCGCCGGCGCCGTCAGCGGCCCCGACGTGGATGCGTGCGTCGCGGCCACGCAGGACGAGGACAGCTTCGTGAGCTTCGTCCACGACCGGCTGCCCGGCCTGGACGAGCAGCTGATCCGCCGCATCACCCACATCGTCGCGGAGACCTACGAGTTCGAGTACACCTTCCGCGAACTCACCGAACACCAACTGAACACACCCGTGACCATCATCAAGGCCGCCGGTGACGACTACTCCTTCATCGAGGCACACTCCGGCTACTCCAGCGCCCCACCGACGATCGTGGAGCTGACTGGTGACCACTACAGCGTCCTGAAGGAACAGGGCATCGCGGAACTGGCCACGGCGATCCGCGGACTCGCCGACCTCCGGTGA
- a CDS encoding EamA family transporter, which yields MPSALRVCPSTPGRAQACDVLLTALAPAVWGSTYLVTTELLPPGRPLLASAVRALPAGLVLLAIGRRLPHGAWWWRAAVLGALNIGVFFYLLFVAAYHLPGGVAALVVAVQPMIVLLLGAVLLKEPIRPAQVTACVLGVAGVALLALTPRADIDATGIVAGLAAAVSMAVGIVLTKLWGRPAGIGVLTFTGWQLTAGGLLLAPVTLAAEGLPTRVTAGNIAGFAYLCLIGALLAYAVWFRGIARLPALAVSILGFASPLTATALGYLVLGQGLTPLQLAGSAAVVASVALAQTSQPPRAGTPADGTSSTPTHDHAPAAKGKP from the coding sequence ATGCCTTCTGCCCTGCGCGTTTGTCCATCAACTCCCGGACGGGCCCAGGCTTGCGACGTGTTGCTCACGGCGCTGGCCCCGGCGGTGTGGGGCAGCACCTACTTGGTGACAACGGAACTCCTCCCACCGGGCAGGCCGTTGCTGGCGTCCGCAGTGCGGGCGCTGCCCGCCGGGCTGGTCCTGCTCGCGATCGGCCGGAGGCTCCCACACGGCGCGTGGTGGTGGCGTGCTGCGGTGCTGGGGGCGTTGAACATCGGCGTCTTCTTCTATCTGCTGTTCGTGGCCGCCTACCATCTGCCCGGCGGGGTGGCCGCGCTGGTGGTCGCCGTCCAGCCGATGATCGTTCTGCTGCTCGGGGCCGTGCTGCTGAAGGAGCCGATCCGTCCCGCGCAGGTCACCGCCTGCGTACTCGGCGTGGCAGGGGTGGCGCTGCTCGCCCTCACACCCCGCGCCGACATCGACGCCACCGGCATCGTCGCCGGTCTCGCCGCCGCGGTCAGCATGGCCGTCGGCATCGTGCTCACCAAACTCTGGGGACGGCCTGCGGGCATCGGCGTCCTGACGTTCACCGGCTGGCAGCTGACCGCAGGCGGCCTGCTGCTCGCGCCGGTCACCCTGGCTGCCGAAGGACTGCCCACCCGTGTCACCGCCGGCAACATCGCAGGCTTCGCGTATCTGTGCCTGATCGGGGCACTGCTCGCCTACGCCGTCTGGTTCCGCGGAATCGCACGGCTACCGGCCCTGGCGGTGTCGATCCTGGGTTTCGCCAGCCCACTCACCGCAACCGCTCTCGGATACCTCGTCCTCGGCCAGGGCCTGACACCCCTCCAACTCGCCGGTTCCGCGGCGGTCGTCGCCTCCGTCGCCCTGGCACAGACCTCGCAGCCGCCACGCGCCGGGACACCGGCTGACGGCACGTCATCGACACCGACTCACGACCACGCACCCGCAGCCAAGGGGAAACCATGA
- a CDS encoding PrpF domain-containing protein — MIGHLCYTAGKSDPTLVLDRRAMPADERVLINTLLVARDWLADHYAADVTTIAMIEPSADPNSDLDHLFAQYVPGTLPRFALRGSCGNSILSSVAVAHRLAWLPRLTEGRRWHVNVLNTGDRVACEVSGTSRTAAFAVEFAYDPPRRLRDLLPAGTPQTELEGVPVSLVSAGNPYVFVDAAELGLPDQEALFAAGSAVRERLAGIRRAAAGRLGLPESSVLPKIAAVGQYQYRRLAVLTLPAPVPSAPIAPADAITVAAAAVIDGTIPQRLALQGWSRTDELVIDTPGGTTVVRLSVSGTTLQDTLVRAGVRRGTVRYDGPVFLEPLRDLMLTPAHIS; from the coding sequence ATGATCGGCCATCTTTGCTACACGGCAGGAAAGAGCGACCCCACGCTCGTGCTGGACCGCAGGGCGATGCCCGCGGACGAGCGGGTACTCATCAACACGCTCCTCGTGGCGCGTGACTGGCTGGCCGATCACTACGCGGCCGATGTCACGACCATCGCCATGATCGAGCCGTCCGCCGACCCGAATTCCGACCTTGACCACCTGTTCGCCCAGTACGTGCCCGGCACACTGCCGCGTTTCGCTCTGCGCGGCAGCTGCGGGAACTCGATCCTGTCCTCCGTCGCCGTGGCACACCGCCTTGCCTGGCTGCCCCGCCTCACCGAGGGCCGCCGATGGCACGTCAACGTCCTCAATACCGGTGACCGAGTCGCCTGCGAGGTCAGCGGAACCAGCCGTACTGCGGCGTTCGCCGTGGAATTCGCCTACGACCCCCCTCGCCGACTGCGTGACCTGCTGCCCGCCGGAACGCCGCAGACCGAGCTCGAGGGCGTACCGGTGTCCCTGGTGTCCGCCGGCAATCCGTATGTCTTCGTCGATGCCGCCGAGCTCGGTCTGCCGGATCAGGAGGCCCTGTTCGCGGCCGGTTCGGCGGTGCGAGAGCGGCTGGCCGGCATCCGCCGTGCCGCCGCGGGCCGCCTGGGCCTACCGGAGAGCAGCGTGTTACCAAAGATTGCCGCCGTGGGCCAGTACCAGTACCGGCGTCTGGCGGTTCTGACACTTCCGGCGCCGGTCCCGTCCGCTCCGATTGCGCCGGCCGACGCCATCACTGTGGCCGCCGCCGCGGTGATCGACGGCACGATCCCGCAGCGGCTGGCCCTCCAGGGCTGGAGCCGGACGGACGAACTGGTCATCGACACCCCAGGCGGCACCACGGTCGTGCGGCTCTCCGTGTCGGGCACCACCCTGCAGGACACCCTGGTCCGCGCAGGCGTGCGCCGCGGGACCGTCCGGTATGACGGTCCCGTCTTCCTCGAGCCGCTGCGCGACCTGATGCTCACTCCCGCCCACATCAGCTGA
- a CDS encoding IS1380 family transposase, producing MKKRIGSYPRVRIEGGGRAVVSQAGGVLLVETVRKAGLDAAISAALTPWRKVRAVHDPGKILLDVALAVALGGDCLADVAMLRAESAVFGPVASDPTVSRLVDTLAASEEKALRAIRAARAEVRRRVWRLAGREAPDAGGTVTVDLDGVLVIAHSDKEDAAPTWKRTYGHHPLMGFVDHGPGGTGEPVVALLRPGNAGSNTAADHITATRLALAQLPKKYRRGRRTLIRTDSAGGTHDFVAWLAQRGRWLSYSVGMVITEQVHQHVMKVPASAWTAAVEADGGIRDGAWAAELTGDVLDGWPKGMRLIVRKERPHPGAQLRLTDADGMRLTCFATNTSGRPIAELELRHRLRALAEDRIRNARATGLRNLPLHRTAQNRIWLEIVQIALDLLAWMPMLALTGKARVWEPRRLRLRLFTAAGQLVTTGRRRILRLARHWPWTGHITAGLDRLTQLPDPG from the coding sequence GTGAAGAAGCGTATCGGGTCGTACCCGCGTGTCCGCATCGAGGGCGGCGGCCGGGCGGTGGTCTCGCAGGCCGGGGGTGTGCTGCTGGTCGAGACAGTCCGCAAGGCCGGCCTGGACGCCGCGATATCAGCAGCGCTGACGCCGTGGCGGAAGGTTCGGGCGGTGCACGATCCGGGCAAGATCCTGCTGGACGTGGCCCTGGCGGTCGCGCTGGGCGGGGACTGCCTCGCGGATGTCGCCATGCTGCGGGCCGAGTCGGCCGTGTTCGGGCCGGTGGCCTCCGACCCGACGGTCTCCCGCCTCGTCGACACCCTCGCAGCCTCCGAGGAGAAGGCCCTGCGGGCCATCCGTGCCGCGCGGGCTGAAGTCCGCCGACGTGTCTGGCGGTTGGCCGGCCGGGAAGCGCCTGACGCGGGCGGGACGGTGACCGTGGACCTCGATGGTGTGCTGGTGATCGCGCACTCGGACAAGGAGGACGCCGCACCCACGTGGAAGCGAACTTACGGCCACCACCCGCTGATGGGGTTCGTCGACCACGGACCGGGCGGCACGGGTGAACCGGTCGTGGCCCTGCTCAGACCAGGCAACGCGGGATCGAACACGGCGGCCGACCACATCACCGCCACCCGGCTGGCCTTGGCCCAGCTGCCGAAGAAGTACCGACGCGGGCGCCGGACCCTGATCCGCACCGACTCCGCGGGCGGCACCCACGACTTCGTCGCCTGGCTCGCTCAGCGGGGACGGTGGCTGTCCTACTCGGTAGGCATGGTGATCACCGAGCAGGTCCACCAGCATGTGATGAAGGTTCCGGCATCGGCCTGGACGGCGGCCGTCGAGGCGGACGGCGGGATCCGCGACGGCGCCTGGGCCGCCGAACTCACCGGCGACGTTCTGGACGGCTGGCCCAAGGGCATGCGGCTGATCGTCAGGAAGGAACGACCGCACCCCGGGGCCCAGTTGCGGCTCACGGATGCGGACGGCATGCGGCTGACCTGTTTCGCGACCAACACCTCGGGCCGGCCGATCGCCGAGCTCGAGCTCCGTCACCGGCTGCGGGCCCTGGCCGAGGACCGCATCCGAAACGCCCGGGCCACCGGCCTGCGGAACCTGCCCCTGCACCGCACAGCCCAGAACCGGATCTGGCTGGAGATCGTGCAGATCGCTCTCGACCTGCTGGCCTGGATGCCGATGCTCGCCCTGACAGGCAAGGCCCGTGTCTGGGAACCCCGCCGACTGCGGCTCCGCCTGTTCACCGCGGCCGGACAGCTCGTGACCACCGGCCGTCGGCGGATCCTCCGCCTGGCCCGGCACTGGCCCTGGACCGGTCACATCACCGCAGGCCTCGACCGGCTCACCCAACTGCCCGACCCTGGCTGA
- a CDS encoding SpoIIE family protein phosphatase translates to MFLLQLAVVVLLVAAALLALVVQARRDNTSGARDQTLAAARTLATSPDTVKALDSTDPTAVLQPRAEAARKAARVNAVIVYGLDGIILADSDPKQIGNRVIGPYADAAAGRAFTRTFKGTLGPSVISAVPVRDSDGSVVGIVSSLVTVQEVQGVLNRQLPVLFGSAAAALALAAGGAGLVSHRLRRQTRGLGPVEMTRMYEHHDAVLHAVREGVLITGGDGRLLLANDEAQRLLDLPADAAGRHITDLGLDAGLAELLASDRTATDQVHLAADRLLAVNKRPTDPYGPASGVVTMRDTTELRALSGRAEKTRERLNLLYDAGVRIGTTLDVTRTAEELAEVAVPRFADVVTVELMDPVLRGEEPSGANTEMRRTAVVGLEADHPLYPVGELVQFGATSPVAAGIASGRAVLTADLDAADGWRAQDPERAQRVLEYGIRSLLVVPLQARGVVLGMAAFWRAESSPPFEHEDVSFAEELAARAAVCIDNARRFTREHGVAVTLQRSLLPRGVPEQTALEVAYRYLPAKEGVGGDWFDVIPLPGARVALVVGDVVGHGLHAAATMGRLRTAVHNFSALDLSPDELMAHLDELVDHIDAAESTGEEDGQRITGATCLYAIYDPVSGRVAAATAGHLGPAVVHPDGSVSFPQLPISPPLGLGAGLPFESAELTLPEGSRLVLYTDGLVEARDRDLDTGLEALHTALAGSDCAPEATCAAVIEEVLPSRPSDDVALLVARTRRLESAQVAEWNVPCEPSAVAPVRNSCARQLADWGLEEIGFATELILSELITNAIRYGGEPITVRLLHDRTLICEVSDGSSTSPRLRRAKSTDEGGRGLFLVAQFAQRWGTRYTPTGKTLWTEQNLHDGAVPAGEDLGEIILDTWDDTAL, encoded by the coding sequence ATGTTCCTTCTGCAGCTGGCGGTCGTGGTGCTGCTCGTAGCCGCCGCACTGCTGGCTCTCGTGGTCCAGGCTCGGCGTGATAATACGTCCGGTGCCCGGGACCAGACGCTTGCCGCAGCCCGCACGCTTGCGACCTCTCCGGATACCGTGAAGGCATTGGACAGCACCGACCCGACCGCGGTGCTGCAGCCGCGCGCCGAGGCGGCTCGGAAGGCCGCCCGCGTCAATGCCGTCATCGTGTACGGGCTGGACGGGATCATCCTCGCCGACAGCGACCCGAAGCAGATTGGGAATCGCGTCATCGGGCCGTACGCGGATGCAGCGGCAGGCAGGGCCTTCACGAGGACCTTCAAGGGGACTTTGGGTCCGTCCGTGATCTCGGCGGTCCCCGTCAGGGACTCTGACGGATCGGTCGTCGGCATTGTCTCCTCCCTGGTCACGGTCCAGGAGGTGCAGGGCGTGCTGAACCGACAGCTCCCGGTGCTGTTCGGGAGCGCTGCAGCGGCGCTTGCCCTTGCCGCGGGCGGGGCAGGGCTGGTGAGCCATCGTCTGCGGCGGCAGACGCGTGGGCTGGGCCCGGTCGAAATGACACGGATGTACGAACACCATGACGCGGTTCTGCATGCCGTGCGCGAGGGAGTACTGATCACCGGGGGTGACGGCCGACTGTTGCTGGCCAACGACGAGGCCCAGCGGCTGCTGGACCTTCCGGCGGACGCGGCAGGGCGCCACATCACCGACCTGGGTCTTGATGCGGGCCTTGCCGAGCTGCTCGCCTCAGACCGCACGGCCACCGACCAAGTCCATCTTGCGGCCGACCGTCTTCTGGCAGTCAACAAGCGCCCTACCGACCCCTATGGGCCTGCCAGCGGCGTGGTGACGATGAGGGACACCACCGAGTTGCGGGCGCTCTCCGGCAGGGCCGAGAAGACGCGCGAGCGGCTGAATCTGCTCTACGACGCCGGGGTACGGATCGGGACCACCCTGGACGTGACACGCACCGCCGAAGAGCTGGCGGAGGTCGCCGTTCCCCGATTCGCCGACGTCGTCACCGTCGAGCTGATGGACCCGGTCCTGCGCGGCGAGGAACCGTCCGGGGCGAACACCGAGATGCGTCGCACGGCCGTCGTCGGCCTGGAGGCGGACCATCCTCTCTACCCGGTCGGCGAACTGGTCCAGTTTGGTGCCACCAGCCCCGTTGCCGCCGGAATCGCCAGCGGCCGCGCTGTCCTCACGGCGGATCTGGACGCAGCCGATGGATGGCGGGCCCAGGACCCCGAACGTGCCCAGCGGGTCTTGGAGTACGGCATTAGATCCCTGCTTGTCGTGCCGCTCCAGGCCCGGGGAGTGGTGCTGGGGATGGCGGCCTTCTGGCGGGCGGAGTCCTCCCCGCCGTTCGAACATGAGGACGTGTCCTTCGCCGAGGAGCTCGCCGCCCGGGCCGCGGTGTGCATCGACAACGCCCGGCGCTTCACCCGCGAGCATGGAGTGGCGGTGACGTTGCAGCGCAGCCTGCTGCCCCGGGGGGTGCCAGAGCAGACCGCCCTTGAGGTGGCTTACCGCTACCTGCCCGCCAAGGAGGGGGTGGGTGGGGACTGGTTCGACGTCATCCCGCTGCCCGGCGCGCGGGTGGCCCTGGTGGTCGGCGATGTCGTCGGCCACGGCCTGCACGCCGCAGCGACTATGGGCCGGCTACGTACCGCGGTTCACAACTTTTCCGCCCTAGACCTGTCTCCCGACGAGCTGATGGCCCATCTGGATGAACTGGTGGACCACATCGACGCCGCCGAGTCCACCGGCGAGGAGGACGGGCAGAGGATCACAGGGGCCACCTGTCTGTATGCGATCTACGATCCAGTCTCCGGGCGGGTGGCAGCTGCCACCGCAGGCCATCTGGGGCCGGCAGTGGTCCATCCCGACGGCAGTGTGTCGTTCCCCCAGCTACCCATCTCCCCGCCCCTGGGCCTGGGCGCCGGGCTGCCCTTCGAGAGCGCCGAGCTGACCCTGCCTGAGGGGTCCCGGCTGGTGCTCTACACCGACGGGCTGGTCGAGGCCCGCGATCGCGACCTGGACACCGGCCTGGAGGCCCTGCACACCGCCCTGGCTGGGTCCGACTGTGCCCCCGAGGCCACCTGCGCCGCGGTGATCGAGGAGGTGCTGCCCTCCCGGCCCAGCGACGATGTCGCGCTGCTGGTGGCCCGCACCCGCCGGCTGGAGTCCGCCCAGGTCGCCGAGTGGAACGTGCCTTGCGAGCCGTCGGCGGTAGCCCCGGTCCGCAACTCCTGCGCCCGCCAGCTGGCGGACTGGGGTCTGGAGGAGATCGGGTTCGCGACTGAGCTCATCCTCAGCGAGCTGATCACCAACGCCATCCGCTACGGCGGCGAGCCCATCACTGTCCGGTTGCTGCACGACCGCACCCTGATCTGCGAGGTCTCCGACGGCAGCAGCACCTCACCCCGCCTGCGCCGAGCCAAAAGCACCGACGAGGGCGGCCGAGGTCTGTTCCTGGTCGCTCAGTTCGCCCAGCGCTGGGGCACTCGCTACACACCCACAGGAAAGACCCTCTGGACCGAGCAAAACCTCCACGACGGTGCTGTCCCGGCGGGGGAGGACCTCGGCGAGATCATCCTCGACACCTGGGATGACACAGCGCTGTGA
- a CDS encoding ABC transporter substrate-binding protein, with the protein MTALHARAIALFGCLALSALVLTSCGASPTGTPAKPSVATSAANVGGMDALIAAAKQEGKLNLMGLPRDWAGYGALIDGFEKKYGIDVRDENPWWATVSDQINGVKSRKGQANALDVIGADDASMRAAARQHLLAPYRVAAYNVIPNNQKDPNARWANSYGGYISIGCDAARVEECPQTFADLLKPRYKGKVSVTDPTGYVPGFATVYAAALANKGSFDDINPGIDFFVKLKKMGNVNSVPLSVATIENGQTPISIGFDFTNLTYTGELRSKGVKWRVSIPFDGSFAQYYAEGINRDAPHPAAARLWLEWLLSPEGQNLRLDGYARPVLMDVMEKNGTLDKVAASKLPIVEGTPEFPTDAQIEKARAAIIRDWVKTLSG; encoded by the coding sequence GTGACCGCACTGCATGCCCGAGCAATCGCCCTCTTCGGCTGCCTTGCCCTCTCGGCACTGGTCCTGACTTCCTGCGGCGCGAGCCCCACCGGCACACCCGCGAAGCCATCGGTGGCCACATCCGCTGCGAACGTAGGCGGCATGGACGCACTGATCGCCGCCGCTAAACAGGAGGGCAAGCTCAATCTGATGGGGCTCCCACGCGACTGGGCCGGCTACGGAGCTCTGATCGATGGCTTCGAGAAGAAATACGGGATCGATGTGAGGGACGAGAACCCGTGGTGGGCTACAGTCTCGGACCAGATTAACGGTGTGAAGAGCCGGAAAGGCCAGGCCAACGCCCTCGACGTGATCGGAGCCGATGACGCGTCCATGCGGGCGGCAGCTCGTCAGCACCTACTAGCTCCGTACAGGGTGGCCGCGTACAACGTGATCCCGAATAACCAGAAGGACCCGAATGCCCGCTGGGCTAACAGCTACGGCGGCTACATCTCCATCGGCTGCGACGCCGCCCGCGTCGAGGAGTGTCCCCAGACTTTCGCCGATCTACTGAAGCCTCGGTACAAAGGTAAAGTCTCGGTCACCGACCCCACCGGATACGTTCCCGGGTTCGCCACTGTTTACGCTGCGGCCCTTGCGAACAAGGGCTCGTTCGACGACATCAACCCCGGAATTGACTTCTTCGTCAAGCTCAAGAAGATGGGTAACGTTAATTCTGTCCCGCTTTCCGTAGCCACGATCGAAAACGGTCAGACACCCATCTCAATCGGCTTCGATTTCACAAATCTAACCTACACCGGCGAGCTACGCAGTAAGGGCGTGAAATGGCGGGTCTCCATCCCCTTCGACGGCAGCTTCGCCCAGTACTATGCGGAGGGAATCAATAGGGACGCCCCGCACCCAGCGGCCGCGCGCCTGTGGCTGGAGTGGCTCCTCAGTCCCGAGGGTCAGAACCTCCGGCTCGACGGTTACGCTCGCCCGGTGCTGATGGACGTTATGGAGAAGAACGGCACCCTCGATAAGGTCGCCGCATCAAAGCTGCCGATTGTTGAGGGCACGCCCGAGTTTCCCACAGACGCGCAGATCGAAAAGGCTAGAGCAGCGATCATTCGAGACTGGGTGAAGACCCTATCGGGCTGA